Genomic window (Daucus carota subsp. sativus chromosome 5, DH1 v3.0, whole genome shotgun sequence):
CCTGGAGTAACAGAATCCAACGAATAATCCTTGGTTTTGCTTCCTTCTTAGCAATAGATACTTCAGCAAGGAATAATCAGTATGAACAATGACTTTGGAACCGACGAGATAAGTTTGGAACTTATCGAGAGCATTAACAACAACTAAGAGTTCCTTCTCGGTAGTAGCATAGTTCACTTGAGCTCCATCCAAGGTTTTACTTGAATAATAAATTGCGTGCAATGCCTTATCTTTCCGTTGACCAAGAATTGTTCCAACAGCATAATCACTCGCATCACACATGATCTCAAATGGAAGCTTCCAGTCTGGAGGTTTTATGATTGGTGCACTTATCAAAGCCTGCTTGATCCTGTAAAAAGACTCCAAACAAACATCAGTAAACTAAAACGTGGCATCCTTAAGCAATAATTGAGTGAGGGGTTttgtaatttttgaaaaatatttaataaaacgtCGATAAAACCCCGCATGACCTAAAAAACTCCTAACTCCCTTTACATTAACAAGAGGAGGAAGTTTCTCGATCACCTCAATTTTTGCTTTTTCAACCTGGATGCCATGTTTAGAAATAAGATGACCATGTACCACTCCTTCATTGACCATGAAGTGGCACTTTTCCCAATTTCAAACCAAATTTACCTCTTCACATCTTTTTAGCACTTTTGAAAGATTATGCAAACACACATCACAATCAGGACCATAAACACTGAAATCATCCATAAATACTTCCATAATAGACTCAATGAAATCAGAAAATATGGATGTCATGCAACGGTGAAAAGTCGCAAGCGCATTGCACAGTCCGAAAGGCACCCTTTGGTATGCGAAAGTACCATATGGACATGTGAATGTAGTCTTTTCCTGATCATCAGTGTGTATAGGGATCTGGAAGAACCCTCCCATCTAAATAACAAAAGAACTTATGTTACGCAAGTCTTTCAAGCATTTGATCAATGGATGGGAGAAGATAATGATCCTTTTTAGTGGCGGTGTTTAACCTACGATAGTCAATACACATTCGTCAGTCTATGATAACTCTAGTTGGAATCAATTCATCTTTATCATTCTTAATTACTGTGGTACCTCCTTTTTTAGGAACTACTTGAACCGAGCTCACCCATTCAGAATCAAAAATTGGGTAGATGATGCCCGCATCAAGTAGTTTTATCACTTCCTTTTTAACTACCTCTTGCATGTTCGGGTTCAAGCGACGTTTTCTCTATATGCAAGGCTTATAATCCTCATCAAGATTAATTCTATGCATGCAAAAGTCTGGGCTAATCCCTTTAAGATCATCAATACTATACCCAATAGCTTTCCTATGCATACACAACATAACAAAAAGTTGAGAAATTTGACTATGATCAAGTTTAGAGCTAACAATCACAGGACAagactcatcatcatcatcatcatcaaggAACAAATACTTAAGACTATATGGCAAAGGCTTTAACTCTAACTTTTTCACTTGAGGTTTATCACAAGGATTAATAGCATTTAGTTGGAAGACCAGCAAACTGATTATGTTGGATCATCGTGAGCAATGCCGGTTTGATCTCAAAGTTTGCTGCTTGAATATTTGGCATAACAAGGCCAGTAGGCACACCACTCGGAGAGGGTTGTGAGTAGTTCTTCAAAGATTTATTAAGAAGATCACCCATTTTAATCTTTGACTcttgtttccctttctttcgTTGATCAAGATATTGTTGCAGAGTAATTTCAAAATCGGGACTAAGAGATGTTGATTCCGCGTCTCCTGTAGACCTGGGCATGAACAACTAAACAAGGAAAACAGTGAAAACAGTCTCAATTGGAACTAAAGCTCCAATGAGACAATAGAAACAATTTAAACAATCAAACTAAAATCTACTGAAAACTAGTCGTCTTCCTGGCAgaggcgccaaaaacttgatgtgttaAATTAAGTCTACCGCAAGTGCACGGTGCCTGTTGTAAACAGATACTAGCAAGTACGGGTCGAATCCACAAGGAGACATGtttcagaatatttaatctaattataataaattgctTCTAGAGAAAAGTGATTTGTGAAGAATTTTGATTAACTACTAATGCAAATAAAGTATGTTTTAAACCAATTAACTAAAATCTAGGGCAATTCAGGTCTACCATGCTTACACCACAGCTAATTATGTGAATATTGTAATTCAATGGGTCGTGTAACTATAGcaattgttaatctctctcaagcattAACACTCTCGGAAATCCACTGATACTCTCGTACTCAATTTTAATTCCGCCAATTGAATGTGTGCCCCTACGAAGTATATCTCTCGATCAAACCCCCATTCGCATAAAATTAATCAATGATATTGGCCAATTAcaaagattaaatatttaaacatatcaattagaatttCACTTTAGCCGTTAAACCACTATCACATTAAAGCATAGTTATGATGCAAACATGGCTTCCCTTGCGCCAGGCCCGACTCAATCAAAGAAGAGACCCTgtgctaaatttaaatttggggcccttttattgaaaaaaaatgcacactaaataaaaatttaactacatTCTGCGTGTCTATTCTGTTTTTCTATTTTGTGTGCGTGTGTTTCCTTTTATCCTAAACAATTTTATGTTTTATCTAATACATATAACTAGACCTGTTGGATTAATATGGGGCCCCAAAATTTTTTGGGCCCGGTTCAGTTGAGCTGACTGTACCGGTTGATCACCGGCCCTGCCTTGCGcgctagaatgaaactactcaCAGTAGAAGTAAAAGCAACAAGATCTATATAAAAAGTCATATATAAAAACAAGAGAATAAGGAATACCTCAAACTTAATATTAATGGAGAAAATAAGATCCGAACTTAACAAAGTATATTTATTGGAAGAGAAGAAGTAGAAAACTCCAAACCCTAGCTAGAGCCTCTCTATCTCTCcaaaaactaataataaaagatgtcctcttgatatttttaaaacaatatataaaaactcCAAAATCCAGTAGGATTATGTCTCAAAATTCGTAACTATATTTGCTGCTCTGTGTTTGGGCTTTTCCGGTTGGACTTTGCTTCTTGGACCACTCCtgaatcaaaaaaaattttataagcTTCGCGTGGCTTGTAAGATCATCCAAATTTGACATCCGGGACTCAGGATATGGCCCAAATAGTGCAGAATTCGGgtagaacccaataaatccgaatttccttagaATTTAGCTCaaaaatagctaatttatcttgaaatccttctcaacttggaattctttattttctacaacaaaacaataaaaatctattaaatacaatccaaatcagtgcaaaatataataaaatacgagaataaaatcatatagaatatatataaaaatatattctatcagtTAATATATAACTACTCAAAAAAAAATGGATACATTTGTAAATTGATTTTgaagattaaattattaatatatgtacgTATATTGTATGataaatttatccaattttatgagtcatatataattatgtcaTTATGTTCCATCCTTTCATCTTCTATACATCTCtccatttattaaattttttaatacctAATTCATGTTGCCACGAGTTTATTCGAGTGAGACTTATAATCAAGTTGTCAtccaaacaataaaaaattaacttgAAAAAGAGTTCGAGGGTAGACACTCAACCGATTTACAAGTCAAATCGATTTTTTAATACCTGCCGGAAAACGCTCCGCCTCTACGTGCGAATCTCCGTCGTGTGACATGTCTTCCTCCtaagatgaagatcttgaatagcccctccttctagcgctaatttgttgatagaggaatttggtaatcaacaaagatgaggttcatggccggaatcaagatccgtgacggtggttttggtcgccggagagtggtggttgtttgtttttagggggtggctgagattaggttttgagttggtctcacgtgctcgcaactcatgatcccctaatgtgcctacgtacccctatatttataggggatcaagccgtacgtagttctattaccatgactcctagtttgatcaggactaggcctcttggggataagaccaaccctgAGGTGGTGACTTATCTCTTAGACGTCCAACGCCTTcagagtcctactccagttagaattaagccttgaggccaactacctcagactcctagtccaagtacatcacggaaaCGGCATCATccccactacgagagatgacactaaccgctactttttgtagcatggaggagacatctTGGTAGAGCCGTGACCAATTCCCTGAGGTGTAGGGCGCGCCCTTCCCCcttagtgaaggttctcacCAAGAGGTCAGACAAgtaaggagccaagttacacgatcgtctcagtcccccaatgagggctaactcaccagaatacaggacccagacatatgatcggccttcatgtcacccctgagggccttctacaaccgtgatcaccccaagcccccgcacgaggacaacccggcagatagcaggattagggattatagatcacgcccggtcgtaacccgggaactaccagatgagcctgataacttccagatgagcctggcactagtcttcatatccctcggaagggttgtcttcaatatcccccggaggggtaggtcttcatatccctcggaagggtcgtcactgagactcactcatcctctcacACAATGCGTCCACACGTGGGcgcgacccctgagggcgcgccctttgtCTTCGCTGTCTTGTCCCATTAGTTGTCTCAACAACACATCAGACaggtccttctttaacatgaggtcgcgcccccggggaggcgaggacaccccgttaaaggcacgcccttggtcttcatctcatGGTCAACTTCTTACGAGGGACCCGCCCCTCGGTCACCTTcgaagagggcgcgccctcctccaCAGATTACACGACGTGGGTGGACGGAGGTCGGTCGCGTCTCTCCATCAACACTCTCAAGTAAggcgtccctccttgtgactcggaggacgcgtcctcttcacgcaacaccaagggtcggtcgcatcctccctttataagcaAGAGGACGCATCCTCTTCATGCAACATCAAGGGTCGGTCGCatcctccctttataagcaggaggacgcgttcTCTTCATGCAACACAGGCGGGTTAGTCACGCCATGGAGGACTACGCCTTTCCGTTCAGATTAGTGTCTTCAAGGGTTGGTCGCGTCCTTCCTTCCGacgcggaggacgcgtcctttcAACCTAGCTAAGCATGCGCTTAGCCCAAAAATGATGTAGCCAAAGACCTCTGCCAAGGGCCGCGCCCTTCGGGACAGACCCGGAAGAGGCGCGCCTTCTGTCTTAAGGCAACGACCAGATTTGGTCATAACACATTTCAAGAGAGATGGTTCATTTGAAATACACAACAAAAcacattctctcttcttgcagaatttctgattttatccgattgaattatttggtgaaccacaaataacttcaatctgaAAGTGTTCACACGACTTCAGAAAAATCCAAGTTACTACCAAATTATACAACATCATTATGTTCCATCCTTTCATCTTCTATACATCTCtccatttattaaattttttaatacctAATTCAAGTTGCCACGAGTTTATTCGAGTGAGACTTATAATCAAGTTGTCAtccaaacaataaaaaattaacttgAAAAAGAGTTCGAGGGTAGACACTCAACCGATTTACAAGTCAAATCGATCGAGTTTTAGACAACCGACTATTTGACAAAATTcacatatgattttttttaagaataaattagtttgttaaatattgatatatatttatatgaacagatttttgaaaatttaatcaaactatgattttaattataaaattaagttaaGATCTtgtgattctcattttaataaaaagtaaaaattatttacatttgCGGAGACAATGACGTGATGGTGTTTAATGGACACAAGtgacaaattaattaaattctgtAACCATTATTCTAAAAGTCAAATTATGATTAGACTCGGTATCATATCAAGCAATGAGTACTCGGGTTAATCTAGAACTATTCGGAAAAAAATTGGCTACATTTGTAAATTGATTttggaaatttaattattaatatatgtatgtatattgtgtgataaatttattcaattttacgaGTCATAGACAATTATGTCTCTTTTCCTCTTCTATtccatttattaaatttattaatgccTAATTCAAGTTGCCTCGGGTTTGTATCGAGTTCATTCGAGTGAGATTTAAAATTGAGTTGTCAtccaaacaataaaaaattagctTGGAAAAGAGTTCGAAGGTAGAGACTCAACCGATTCACAAGTCAAATCGATCGAGTTTTAGACAACTGACTATTAGATAAAATAATCacgtataattttttaaagaataaatcagattgttaaatattgataaacttTTGTGATAAAATAATAACAGGGAAACAAATGATCAATCGATCGACTGATAATCATAGTCGTTCAACTAATAAATGATATGATAGATTGTCAAAACAGACTCATGagtaagatatataaatatttatagatcAGTTATAAGAAGACTAAGAGGGAGGGGAGAGATAAAGAGAGATAAAGGGAGTTAATAGCTATTATGTGTATCTGATTCCTTATTCACTCGTATAATGAAACTTTTGTATGTGCATATCCTTGAATTCGATCATATCATTATGGCTCATCGTAACTTTTGAACTTATTAAATCATTTTCTACTATTCATCCATTTCATTGATTGAAATATATAATCCGCGTTTAAAAGTTCTACATACAGACAAGTTTTATTGTAATTCTATTGAATAGTCTATTAAACTCCATTGAACATTAAAACCTCTTATATGCGAATTACATTGTGTTTGTCTGAGTAACATagaaatatatttactatactGAATTAGATATTGTTGATATTATGAGTtggttcaaaaaaaattatacttgaaaatttaataaaaacacaattttattataaaaaataaataaaactattaattaaaataaatataatatatattttatgaatgaTGTCTCGTGTCTCGCACACGGGCTTCTCAGCTAGTGTTATCATGCCTGCCCCCTTCAGACAcaaataacataattattatataactagcgaaaaaagccgcgcttcgcggcggcgttatgaattttttttaaatttagacaaaaaaattgttttagctactttcccgtcaaacataatactaataaaaaaatattattatctaggtaaaaattaatctgggccgccctccccttaaacacaatactaataaataatcttttttataaattttgatacgaaataatattataattccataaaagttattttcagtcgtgttcccgttaaacatatcttcaatatatcttatcgaaaataagaattgtatatattactttacatatcttaaatataaattgtattttatctattattattagtttgaataaataagaaaaaaattgtatcatctttagaattcaataagaaatactattgtatcatctttagaatttaataagaaataccaaataagaaaagaactgtatcatctttagaattaaataagaaaagaattgtattacttttagaattcttggacctgattttttgaattataattatattttatctccgaaattcaagaaaatttagaagactgaatcgagcaattctagagacgccggCATCCTCCTgtatatatactagcctttaacccgtgcgaagcacgggcggatatatagttcgtaatttattatttataatttaaattttaaaatcattttattagtattttagtatcaatgaattgaattttaattaaattatattattcaactgactatattttctcccgattacttaaaAATGGACAAATCCTAATTTAATCCGAATATAATAtacgtagatttaaaaaataaaaaatcagaaaattctaatcttttccaaacatagccgatcgtgtaataccttttgaaagattcagtaaaaaagatattcaaaattgtatatttataattttatttataacatcattataatttttttaataaaatattatatgataatgtattgttataagtgtttttagtatttgaaactgtttataatactaatagactccatatttgtagatttgtagtaccaaaaggagagtaccaaaccaagaaatataactaaaaccttggattacaaattatacccatgtttgcttattatagtatagtatagatagtatagatatatcggtttggctagtgtatgcccatgggcacatgctaagcgcggaaatttttgtatttgggagattttgattggtgtggttggtgtatttgcaggggggtctaccattatcatgagataggagccaatcaaaatgatccaagcacaaaattttccgcacttagcatgtgcccatgggcacaccatagaaaaaccgtagatatattgatattgattgatGGGTGTAAttgaaaaattcaaacaacccgCCCAGACAAATGTATGATAtctgatatacatatatacccgCCCCCAAATCTATCAAACCAGAAGAAGCTCCAGTTGTTCCATTTCCAATTGAATGAGGTATGCATCCCCGTCtctcttttttatatatctatCTATCTCTGTATGTATGCATCTTGTTTCCTAATCGCCTTAGTTGCTGTATCCTACTTTCCCAATCCCTAATCTCCTCTTGTTCTGTGTTTGTGTTTTTAACTAGTCTTATCGTCTCACAATCACACCACTCAATCTAGGAATTGTGCTATGAAAACTTGTACTAAAAACCAATTACCCGGAGGAGAAGGAGGAGGAAGCACTGTTAAGCGCAAAGCTTCCCCAATTAAGTCTTCTACTAAATTGTCCGCTAAATTTATGAGGTCCACATCACCAggtttctcttcttttttcgtCTTCACTTTCGATTAATCCGTTGCGTATTCACCTCACTACTTACTTAGCTTAACCTCACTCCTATATGTAGATAAAGAAAATAATACTCTTGCTCAACCATTGCCTCCCCGTCTCGCGAAACAACCTCGTGTTCTGCAAGATGCTGCTCGACTGCCTACAACAGAGCTATTGACTCATCACTTACACCCTTCAACAAAGATTCAGCTTCAGCTTTTCCCCATCAACCAGGACACTCGGATTCAATTGGAGAAAGTAAGTTGAACAGGCATCGGAAATAGGTTACAGAGTGCTTCTCGTTAAATttccattaaaaaattattgtgtTTGCGTTTTGTTATAGGATGGTTACAATCCGTTTCTAGAGCTCACATTAAGAGCTCGCAAGAAGATATCGTCTGTCATTACACACATGGATAGTAAATGGGGCAGTTCGAGCATTGCAACTGGAAAGCTTATGCTTGTACCGTATACTACAACATTGGACAAGGTAGCGTCTGTGAAAAGATGGACTTTGGATGACATTTCGGTAACTGCTGGAGATGTATATGCAGCCGTGGACAGTCCTGATGTATTTCGCTTAAGGTCAAATGTTTGATACCACTCTTTTTTCAGTTAGTATAGCTATTTTTGGAATATTTATAGCcttctttttatataaacctgtttATTCATCTTTACAAAATTGGGTCTTAATTAACTCTTTTGGAATTCTTTTGGACAAAATAATAAATGGTATATATGATTGGTCATATAATCGTGGTTATATAGATGCTTTTTATGCAAGATTCTTTATTGGGGGCATAAGAGGATTGGCCAAGTTAACTTCTTTTTTTGATAGACGAGTAATTGATGGAATTATGagaatatttatgttttttgaatAGTCGGCTTCAAACTAACCATCTTTATCCTTTTTAGATATGGCTGGTTTTCCAACCTTGAGTCCACTTGCTTTGAAGGTTCTTTAGGATCTGAAGGTGTTAATGGTTTTGCGCGTACTTCAGAGGTCACACCTAATTTGATGAAAGAATTAGAGAGGACAAGTGAAGATATTGTAAAGCCGAATCATGTTGGCACTGCAGCTGAGAAGATTGTTACTGACCAGTGTATGGATGTTTTAGCTAATCATTTGGTAACTCTTGATCTTTCTCTTTATACATGTTATGTACATATGACAAGGGGTGATAAGATTTTCATAATAACCCTGACAATTCCCACCCTACCACACCTTTTGGGTGCTTATAAATGCCCATGacattaaaaaattagattAAGGAACATATATACTCCCAGTCTCTTATTAGCTTTTAAAACTAACATTTATGGTTTCTTTGTTTCCGGAACTCTTTATCTTATTATCTCACGGTTTATGTCACAGTTGAACCAGATACTacataatgtgtgtgtgtgtgtgtgtctgaaTTTTGTGTTGCAGA
Coding sequences:
- the LOC108220474 gene encoding TSL-kinase interacting protein 1 isoform X1, with the translated sequence MRNCAMKTCTKNQLPGGEGGGSTVKRKASPIKSSTKLSAKFMRSTSPDKENNTLAQPLPPRLAKQPRVLQDAARLPTTELLTHHLHPSTKIQLQLFPINQDTRIQLEKDGYNPFLELTLRARKKISSVITHMDSKWGSSSIATGKLMLVPYTTTLDKVASVKRWTLDDISVTAGDVYAAVDSPDVFRLRYGWFSNLESTCFEGSLGSEGVNGFARTSEVTPNLMKELERTSEDIVKPNHVGTAAEKIVTDQCMDVLANHLDGKKMDNGTGGSSVTCDNNLTIGTGQLLPWDDSILNLSIGGFISELSLLGKADGCNIKSTQSQQGLHQIPISDFSIGGLLNEASLQGKIHSNKLASNSSKSAVQEDIGKGSQFPWDDSLTNLSIGGLLSEASLQEKIQAQPAKPLLRGSHSSFFDAEETCHEFSYQKSSFTKRNLTSSGSGKPGSCSHNTNLNTTKVSSCPEESKNDHQPGSRLHSEDSFIGLTGIKWNDSLGPFDVGASTLQPVFGDSISFSKLIR